In one Drosophila pseudoobscura strain MV-25-SWS-2005 chromosome X, UCI_Dpse_MV25, whole genome shotgun sequence genomic region, the following are encoded:
- the Cralbp gene encoding alpha-tocopherol transfer protein-like: MKETKMVQDQGETNVMGLPESLLKIAKRELREDRCTREQSLEQLRNWVMKNEDLQNVRCDDTFLLRFLRAKKFSVPMAEQTMLKYLNIRRTFPHMSTHLDYLEPRLGDLIDQGYIFAVPQRDKHGRRVVIINAKGLNPKVHTSCDQAKAHFLTYECLMEDQETQITGLSHVGDFSGVSTAHVTNWNPTEFARIFKWGEQSLPMRHKEIHLINVPSTLKWLIDFVKNRVSSKMKNRLIIYGSEKELMKAVDAGCLPLEMGGTMPMREMIELWKQELAAKRDQVLGLDKCILLSDRGIQRRSSFNSEKTGSGPNFVSQIESIEGSFRKLEFD, from the coding sequence ATGAAGGAAACCAAAATGGTGCAGGACCAAGGAGAGACCAATGTGATGGGGCTGCCCGAGTCGCTGCTGAAGATCGCCAAGCGGGAGCTGCGCGAGGACCGTTGCACGCGGGAACAGAGCCTGGAGCAGCTCAGGAATTGGGTGATGAAGAACGAGGATCTGCAGAATGTGCGCTGCGATGACACGTTCCTGCTGCGCTTCCTGCGGGCCAAGAAGTTTAGTGTGCCGATGGCGGAGCAGACAATGCTCAAGTACCTCAATATCAGACGCACTTTCCCGCACATGAGCACCCATCTGGACTACCTGGAGCCGCGTCTCGGGGATCTCATCGATCAGGGGTACATATTCGCTGTGCCGCAGCGGGACAAGCACGGCCGGCGGGTGGTGATCATCAATGCCAAAGGACTGAATCCAAAGGTGCACACCAGCTGCGACCAGGCGAAGGCCCACTTCCTGACCTACGAGTGCCTGATGGAGGACCAGGAGACACAGATCACGGGCCTGTCGCATGTGGGCGACTTCTCCGGCGTCTCCACGGCTCATGTGACCAACTGGAATCCCACGGAGTTTGCTCGCATCTTCAAGTGGGGCGAGCAGTCGCTGCCGATGCGTCACAAGGAGATCCACCTGATCAACGTGCCCTCCACGCTCAAGTGGCTCATAGATTTCGTGAAGAACCGCGTCAGCTCCAAGATGAAAAACCGCCTCATCATCTACGGCAGCGAGAAAGAGCTGATGAAGGCAGTGGACGCCGGCTGCCTGCCCCTGGAGATGGGCGGCACAATGCCCATGCGCGAAATGATCGAGCTGTGGAAGCAGGAGCTGGCCGCCAAGCGGGACCAAGTGCTGGGCCTGGACAAGTGCATCCTGCTCTCCGACCGCGGCATCCAGCGCCGCAGCAGCTTCAACTCCGAGAAGACCGGCTCCGGGCCGAACTTCGTGTCACAGATCGAGTCCATCGAGGGGAGCTTTCGGAAGCTGGAGTTCGACTAG
- the PGRP-LD gene encoding peptidoglycan-recognition protein LD isoform X5 — MDLHGQGSRLLDPFAVVSVYFTHTSSAACSDDCLELLHRLQQKHRLEELPYNFLITGDCQAFEARGWQYESHFAELPQATSLVVAFVGDFSQRPPSDCQLATAQALLLESLKRRRLHPEYNLFVVGNAEAVQQELQLWPRYGGRRRRKRREVE; from the exons ATGGACCTGCATGGCCAGGGATCACGGCTGTTGGATccgtttgctgttgtttctgtgtACTTTACCCACACGTCCAGCGCTGCTTGCTCCGACGATTGCCTGGAGCTGCTACACAGGCTACAG CAGAAGCATCGCTTGGAGGAGCTGCCCTACAACTTTCTTATAACCGGCGACTGTCAGGCTTTCGAGGCACGCGGCTGGCAGTATGAGAGTCACTTTGCAGAGCTCCCACAGGCCACTTCCCTGGTGGTGGCCTTTGTAGGGGACTTCAGCCAGAGGCCGCCCAGTGACTGCCAGTTGGCGACCGCCCAGGCACTGCTCCTGGAGTCCCTCAAGCGACGGAGACTCCACCCGGAATACAATCTGTTTGTGGTGGGAAATGCGGAGGCTgtgcagcaggagctgcagctctGGCCGCGCTATGGtggaaggaggagaaggaagaGGAGGGAAGTCGAGTGA
- the PGRP-LD gene encoding peptidoglycan-recognition protein LD isoform X4 encodes MDSNQSAVIAAQLPGLGYRLSLIEHDIWSDMDLHGQGSRLLDPFAVVSVYFTHTSSAACSDDCLELLHRLQQKHRLEELPYNFLITGDCQAFEARGWQYESHFAELPQATSLVVAFVGDFSQRPPSDCQLATAQALLLESLKRRRLHPEYNLFVVGNAEAVQQELQLWPRYGGRRRRKRREVE; translated from the exons CCCAACTGCCCGGCCTTGGGTATCGCCTGAGTCTGATCGAGCACGATATCTGGAGCGATATGGACCTGCATGGCCAGGGATCACGGCTGTTGGATccgtttgctgttgtttctgtgtACTTTACCCACACGTCCAGCGCTGCTTGCTCCGACGATTGCCTGGAGCTGCTACACAGGCTACAG CAGAAGCATCGCTTGGAGGAGCTGCCCTACAACTTTCTTATAACCGGCGACTGTCAGGCTTTCGAGGCACGCGGCTGGCAGTATGAGAGTCACTTTGCAGAGCTCCCACAGGCCACTTCCCTGGTGGTGGCCTTTGTAGGGGACTTCAGCCAGAGGCCGCCCAGTGACTGCCAGTTGGCGACCGCCCAGGCACTGCTCCTGGAGTCCCTCAAGCGACGGAGACTCCACCCGGAATACAATCTGTTTGTGGTGGGAAATGCGGAGGCTgtgcagcaggagctgcagctctGGCCGCGCTATGGtggaaggaggagaaggaagaGGAGGGAAGTCGAGTGA